In one window of Corynebacterium mycetoides DNA:
- the ftsY gene encoding signal recognition particle-docking protein FtsY translates to MNTTLLWILIAIVVIALIIVGIVVVGNSRRKSKTVSFEKPQDEAPKELTQQEKSGNYQATGGFSFAPAEAAPAEKVPMENAPAGNVPEKAAPREPEVAAGSTALSKLNEQLAEQPAAEEPTVEEPELEITRDVAEAAEELNNTDTEAETDTDADTDAVVEPESTVETPAPVAAVLSPEGQDIVEEVFEAEGEAEQDTGQDTEQDTERDTARDQADQTEEAEEAATIAAVTAEVAEAARQEGAVASEDAIVDTPAADEPLDDIAPAAGRIGKLRGRLSRSQNAIGQGLLGILTAGDLDEDAWEEIEDTLIMADLGTQLTLKVTESLREKIAERGVSSEAEARAMLRETLIEAGRPEMDRSIKAIPNGGKPAVILVVGVNGTGKTTTTGKLARVLVSMGHSVVLGAADTFRAAAADQLETWGRRVGASTVRGKEGADPASVAFDAVATGVDQGADVVLIDTAGRLHTATGLMDQLGKVKRVVEKKSHVDEVLLVLDATVGQNGITQARVFREVVDITGVVLTKLDGTAKGGIVFQVQEELGVPVKLVGLGEGADDLAPFEVESFVDALLG, encoded by the coding sequence ATGAATACGACTCTTCTCTGGATTCTGATCGCCATCGTTGTGATCGCCCTGATCATCGTGGGGATCGTGGTGGTGGGAAACAGCCGCAGGAAATCAAAGACCGTCTCCTTCGAGAAACCGCAGGACGAGGCGCCGAAGGAGCTGACCCAGCAAGAGAAATCCGGCAATTACCAGGCGACCGGCGGGTTTTCGTTCGCCCCCGCCGAGGCGGCGCCCGCGGAGAAAGTACCCATGGAGAACGCGCCCGCGGGGAACGTGCCCGAGAAGGCGGCACCGCGTGAGCCCGAGGTCGCAGCCGGGTCGACGGCCTTGTCGAAGCTGAATGAGCAACTGGCTGAGCAGCCCGCGGCGGAGGAGCCGACGGTTGAGGAGCCCGAGCTCGAAATCACCCGCGACGTCGCCGAGGCTGCAGAGGAGCTCAATAACACGGACACCGAGGCGGAAACTGACACGGATGCCGACACTGACGCAGTCGTTGAACCGGAATCGACGGTCGAGACCCCGGCGCCGGTGGCCGCGGTCCTCTCGCCCGAGGGCCAGGACATCGTCGAGGAGGTCTTCGAGGCGGAGGGCGAGGCTGAGCAGGACACGGGGCAGGACACGGAGCAGGACACGGAGCGGGACACCGCCCGTGACCAGGCTGACCAGACTGAGGAGGCTGAGGAGGCCGCCACGATTGCCGCGGTGACCGCAGAGGTTGCCGAGGCGGCCCGCCAGGAGGGTGCTGTCGCGTCGGAGGACGCGATCGTCGATACGCCCGCGGCGGACGAGCCGCTGGACGACATCGCCCCGGCCGCCGGGCGCATCGGCAAACTCCGGGGCCGCCTGTCGCGTTCGCAGAACGCCATCGGGCAGGGGTTGCTGGGCATTCTCACGGCCGGCGACCTGGATGAGGACGCCTGGGAGGAGATCGAGGACACCCTCATCATGGCGGACCTGGGCACCCAGCTCACGCTGAAGGTGACGGAGTCGCTGCGCGAGAAGATCGCGGAGCGGGGAGTCTCCAGCGAGGCGGAGGCCCGCGCGATGCTGCGCGAGACCCTCATCGAGGCCGGGCGGCCCGAGATGGACCGGTCCATTAAGGCCATTCCCAACGGCGGCAAACCGGCGGTGATCCTCGTCGTCGGCGTCAACGGCACCGGCAAGACCACCACGACCGGCAAGCTCGCGCGCGTGCTGGTGTCGATGGGCCACTCGGTTGTTCTCGGCGCTGCGGACACCTTCCGCGCGGCGGCCGCGGACCAGCTGGAGACGTGGGGCAGGCGCGTGGGCGCGTCCACCGTGCGCGGCAAAGAGGGCGCGGACCCCGCGTCCGTGGCGTTCGACGCCGTTGCCACCGGTGTGGACCAGGGCGCCGACGTCGTGCTGATCGACACCGCGGGGCGCCTGCACACCGCGACGGGTCTGATGGACCAGCTGGGCAAGGTCAAGCGCGTCGTGGAAAAGAAGTCCCACGTCGATGAGGTGCTGTTGGTGCTTGACGCCACCGTCGGCCAAAACGGCATCACTCAGGCGCGCGTGTTCCGCGAGGTCGTCGACATCACCGGTGTGGTGCTAACCAAGCTCGACGGGACGGCTAAGGGTGGCATCGTGTTCCAGGTGCAGGAGGAGCTCGGCGTGCCCGTCAAGCTCGTCGGCTTGGGCGAGGGTGCGGATGACCTGGCGCCCTTCGAGGTGGAGAGCTTCGTCGACGCGCTGCTCGGGTAG
- the smc gene encoding chromosome segregation protein SMC, with translation MHLKSLTLKGFKSFASATSMKFEPGICAVVGPNGSGKSNVVDALAWVMGEQGAKNLRGGKMEDVIFAGAGERKPLGRAEVTLTFDNSDKHLPIEYTEVAITRRMFRDGASEYEINGSKARLMDIQELLSDSGIGREMHIIVGQGKLSEILESRPEERRAFIEEAAGVLKHRRRKERAQRKLTGMQANLDRLTDLTEELGKQLKPLARQAEAAQRAATVQATLRSARLSLAADDILTLRAKLDSAAADAAAVAEKVDAAAAALEEAEARQEEIEARQCEVEPAADEAQQTWFTLSTLAERVSATLRIATERAANTVGQTVYQGQDPDALEARAALADEQYADALERAEEAAEKLESIREEIEQRQEVVDAAEREHAAQVRAIADRREGVVRLLAQEDSQLAAVTAAQQEIARLAETLDASRQRAADAAAEADEIAQKVADLESRREPLHQSHVRAAAESDAADKRLEQLRSTQRERERAVFTLESRIATLSEQAPKKAAADVLGDSFGPLAGLVLADDGVEKALAAALGPFAEALVGAGNGPDDVERALAQAERTIVIDRAGGSGWRLTADAPVDWLLDSVRIDPAVTGPVTRLLVDVALADTVSDARRIVAGDPRLRAVTRSGVLVGEGWIAAGSGRATTVEVTARIERAGVELERARAELAELSGTLEGAKLAAEDARVAAAAAKAALREHDANLEAWRRDVARLNQHRDAQMQEHERAAQRATEADARLAQRQGELAQTRDRLSRVEADDTAPDEPSTAERDCARAALNEVASMEMEATVTVRTAQQAAQGAAGRGEALRRQAEHERAAKERFEAGVAKQKAQAELAAAVAGHARQVLERVRDAAERATAQRDGLAAEVAHLRAQAQQARQQVSADRQRLARLTDRAHSAEIAREQAQVRLDEAEATAAESLGIAVADLVATHAPGENFDRGAEQARLTQAEKDLRALGKVNPLALEEYKALEERYSFLSTQLDDVMHARRDLIGVINDVDDQILQLFTDAWADVEAEFPKVFHTLFPGGEARLVLTEPGDMLTTGIEIEARPPGKKVKRLSLLSGGEKSLTALAFLVAIFRARPSPFYVLDEVEAALDDVNLRRLIALLEELRRDSQLIVITHQKPTMDVANVLYGVTMRGDGVTHVLSQRMSPSPASG, from the coding sequence ATGCATCTCAAGTCGCTCACGCTCAAGGGGTTCAAGTCCTTTGCGTCGGCGACGTCGATGAAGTTCGAGCCGGGCATCTGCGCGGTGGTCGGGCCCAACGGCTCGGGCAAGTCGAATGTGGTGGACGCGCTGGCCTGGGTGATGGGAGAGCAGGGCGCCAAGAACCTGCGCGGCGGCAAGATGGAGGACGTCATCTTCGCAGGCGCGGGCGAGCGCAAGCCGCTGGGCCGCGCGGAGGTGACCCTGACCTTCGACAACTCCGACAAGCACCTTCCCATCGAGTACACCGAGGTTGCGATCACGCGCCGGATGTTCCGCGACGGCGCCTCCGAGTACGAGATCAACGGCTCCAAGGCGCGCCTGATGGACATCCAGGAGCTGCTGTCGGACTCCGGAATCGGCCGCGAGATGCACATCATCGTCGGCCAGGGCAAGCTCTCCGAGATTCTGGAGTCGCGCCCGGAGGAGCGGCGCGCCTTCATCGAGGAGGCCGCCGGGGTGCTGAAGCACCGCCGTCGCAAAGAAAGAGCCCAGCGCAAGCTCACCGGCATGCAGGCCAATCTGGATCGTCTCACGGATCTCACCGAGGAGCTGGGCAAACAGCTAAAGCCGCTCGCCCGCCAGGCGGAGGCGGCCCAGCGCGCGGCCACCGTGCAGGCCACGCTGCGCAGCGCCCGCCTGTCGCTCGCGGCCGACGACATTCTCACCCTCCGCGCGAAGCTCGACAGCGCCGCCGCCGACGCCGCCGCGGTCGCGGAGAAGGTCGATGCGGCCGCGGCCGCGCTGGAGGAGGCGGAGGCACGGCAGGAAGAGATCGAGGCCCGCCAGTGCGAGGTGGAGCCGGCAGCGGATGAAGCGCAGCAGACCTGGTTTACGCTGTCCACCCTTGCGGAGCGTGTGAGCGCGACGCTGCGGATCGCCACGGAACGCGCCGCCAATACCGTCGGCCAGACCGTTTACCAGGGCCAGGACCCCGACGCGCTGGAAGCCCGGGCCGCACTGGCGGACGAGCAGTACGCCGACGCGCTCGAGCGCGCCGAGGAGGCGGCCGAGAAGCTGGAGTCCATCCGCGAGGAGATCGAGCAGCGCCAGGAGGTCGTCGACGCCGCCGAGCGCGAGCATGCGGCGCAGGTCCGCGCTATCGCCGATCGTCGGGAGGGCGTCGTGCGCCTGCTGGCACAGGAGGACAGTCAGCTCGCCGCCGTGACCGCGGCCCAGCAGGAGATTGCCAGGCTCGCGGAAACCCTGGACGCGTCGCGGCAGCGCGCCGCAGACGCCGCCGCCGAGGCGGACGAGATCGCGCAGAAGGTCGCCGACCTCGAGTCCCGCCGCGAGCCGCTCCATCAATCGCACGTCCGCGCCGCCGCCGAGTCCGATGCGGCCGACAAGCGTCTGGAGCAGCTGCGTTCCACACAGCGCGAGCGCGAGCGCGCCGTGTTCACGCTCGAATCACGGATTGCCACGCTGTCCGAGCAGGCCCCGAAAAAGGCGGCGGCTGACGTCCTCGGCGACAGCTTCGGCCCGCTCGCGGGCCTCGTGCTTGCCGACGACGGCGTGGAGAAAGCGCTCGCCGCCGCCCTCGGCCCGTTCGCGGAGGCCCTCGTCGGGGCGGGAAACGGGCCAGACGACGTGGAGCGGGCTCTCGCCCAGGCGGAGAGGACCATCGTCATCGACCGCGCCGGCGGCTCCGGCTGGCGTCTTACCGCGGACGCGCCCGTCGACTGGCTCCTGGACAGCGTGCGCATTGATCCGGCCGTCACAGGCCCCGTCACCCGCCTGCTTGTCGACGTCGCCCTGGCCGACACCGTCTCAGATGCCCGCCGCATTGTGGCCGGCGACCCGCGCCTGCGGGCGGTGACGCGCTCCGGGGTGCTCGTGGGCGAGGGGTGGATCGCCGCCGGCTCGGGCCGGGCCACCACCGTCGAGGTCACCGCCCGCATCGAACGCGCCGGCGTGGAGCTGGAGCGCGCCCGCGCCGAGCTCGCCGAGCTCTCCGGCACCCTCGAGGGCGCAAAGCTGGCCGCCGAGGACGCGCGGGTGGCGGCCGCGGCGGCGAAGGCCGCGTTGCGCGAGCACGACGCGAACCTGGAGGCGTGGCGCCGCGACGTCGCGAGACTGAACCAGCACCGCGATGCTCAGATGCAGGAGCACGAGCGTGCGGCGCAGCGAGCCACGGAAGCCGACGCGCGCCTGGCCCAGCGCCAGGGGGAGCTCGCGCAGACGCGCGACCGCCTCTCCCGCGTCGAGGCGGACGATACCGCCCCGGATGAGCCGTCCACCGCCGAGCGCGACTGCGCCCGCGCAGCGCTGAACGAGGTCGCGTCCATGGAGATGGAGGCCACGGTAACGGTGCGCACGGCGCAGCAGGCGGCGCAGGGCGCGGCCGGTAGGGGAGAGGCGCTGCGTCGACAAGCGGAGCACGAGCGCGCGGCGAAGGAGCGGTTCGAGGCGGGCGTCGCCAAGCAGAAAGCGCAGGCGGAGCTCGCGGCGGCCGTGGCAGGGCACGCCCGGCAGGTGCTCGAGCGCGTCCGCGACGCCGCCGAGCGCGCGACGGCGCAGCGCGACGGCCTCGCCGCCGAAGTCGCCCACCTGCGCGCCCAGGCCCAGCAGGCCAGACAACAGGTCAGCGCAGACCGCCAGCGGCTGGCGCGGCTCACCGACAGGGCGCACAGCGCCGAGATCGCGCGCGAGCAGGCGCAGGTGCGCCTCGATGAGGCCGAGGCGACGGCCGCCGAATCCCTCGGCATCGCGGTTGCCGACCTTGTGGCCACGCACGCCCCCGGCGAGAATTTCGACCGCGGCGCCGAGCAGGCCCGCCTCACCCAGGCCGAGAAGGACCTGCGAGCGCTGGGCAAGGTCAACCCGCTCGCGCTCGAGGAGTACAAGGCGCTGGAGGAGCGCTACTCGTTTTTGAGCACGCAGCTTGATGACGTCATGCATGCGCGCCGTGACCTCATCGGCGTGATCAACGACGTCGACGACCAGATCCTGCAACTGTTCACCGACGCCTGGGCCGACGTGGAGGCGGAGTTCCCCAAGGTATTCCACACACTGTTTCCGGGCGGGGAGGCGCGGCTCGTGCTCACCGAACCGGGCGACATGCTCACGACGGGCATCGAGATCGAAGCCCGCCCGCCTGGGAAGAAGGTCAAGCGCCTCTCGCTGCTGTCCGGCGGGGAGAAGTCGCTCACGGCGCTGGCCTTCCTGGTGGCGATCTTCCGCGCCAGGCCCAGCCCCTTCTACGTGCTCGACGAGGTCGAAGCAGCGCTTGACGACGTCAATCTGCGCCGGCTCATCGCCCTGCTGGAGGAGCTGCGCCGGGATTCGCAGCTGATCGTGATCACGCACCAGAAGCCCACGATGGATGTGGCGAATGTGCTCTACGGGGTGACGATGCGCGGCGACGGGGTCACCCACGTGCTGTCGCAGCGGATGAGCCCGTCGCCGGCGTCCGGTTAG
- a CDS encoding acylphosphatase, with product MPSAGDRASDKVRVTAFVHGHVQGVGFRWWTRSRALELGLAGYAKNLDDGRVEVVAEGERGGVDTLVELLREQPSTGGRPGRVDAVVERYSKARGSAGFDER from the coding sequence ATGCCTAGCGCCGGTGACAGGGCGAGCGACAAGGTCCGGGTCACCGCGTTTGTCCACGGCCACGTCCAGGGCGTGGGCTTCCGCTGGTGGACCCGCTCCCGCGCCCTCGAGCTGGGCCTGGCAGGCTACGCCAAAAACCTTGACGACGGCCGCGTCGAGGTGGTCGCCGAGGGTGAGCGCGGGGGCGTCGACACGCTCGTCGAGCTGTTGCGGGAGCAGCCGTCGACCGGGGGCCGGCCGGGCCGCGTGGACGCAGTGGTGGAGCGGTACTCGAAGGCCAGGGGATCTGCCGGCTTCGACGAGCGGTAG
- a CDS encoding alanine/glycine:cation symporter family protein, with product MDTAFSFVDGTINGFIWGIVPWFLVAAGLYFGLRTLFVQVRLLPSMFKAVAETPKGKDREGRDLDAEYGGISAFKAFTISAASRVGTGNIAGVALAISIGGPGAVFWMWMLAIIGGATAFVESTLAQLWKTKDEDGNYHGGPAYYMTRGLGWRPVAVVFSVFLALTYGFVYNAIQTNSIVEAVGGSLGNDSNALKGTVAVVVAGLTAAIIFGGVTRIASATQVIVPFMAGAYILIGIAVVILNIEEVPGMISLIVSSALGLREVLGATVAMAFIHGMRRGLFSNEAGMGSAPNAAATATVSHPVKQGLVQTLGVYFDTLLVCSITAFIVLLGPPITYGLGDIQGAALTQSALADLVGAWGAHAITFILFFLAFSSVIGNYYLAQANVEYLTGSKTVMTVFRVAVIGFVIFGAFGSVPLVWALGDTMAGTLAIINIIAIIPLGGVAIKLLKNFNEQRVQGVDPVFHRDMLPELKNVEFWDGSDPVTRRSIEDRVTLRQNRDNNA from the coding sequence ATGGATACAGCTTTCAGCTTCGTCGACGGGACGATCAACGGGTTCATCTGGGGCATCGTTCCCTGGTTCCTCGTCGCCGCCGGCCTCTATTTCGGCCTGCGCACCCTCTTCGTCCAGGTCCGGCTTCTCCCTTCCATGTTCAAGGCGGTGGCCGAGACCCCCAAGGGCAAGGACAGGGAGGGCCGCGACCTGGACGCCGAGTACGGCGGCATCTCCGCCTTCAAGGCGTTCACCATTTCGGCCGCGTCGCGCGTGGGCACCGGGAACATCGCCGGTGTCGCGCTCGCCATCTCCATCGGCGGGCCGGGTGCCGTGTTCTGGATGTGGATGCTCGCCATCATCGGCGGCGCCACCGCGTTCGTGGAGTCCACCCTGGCGCAGCTGTGGAAGACCAAGGACGAGGACGGCAACTACCACGGCGGGCCCGCGTACTACATGACGCGCGGACTGGGGTGGCGGCCCGTGGCCGTCGTATTCTCAGTGTTCCTCGCGCTGACCTACGGCTTCGTGTACAACGCCATCCAGACCAACTCCATCGTCGAGGCTGTCGGTGGCTCTCTGGGGAACGACTCCAACGCGCTCAAAGGCACGGTCGCGGTTGTCGTCGCCGGCCTGACGGCGGCGATCATTTTCGGCGGAGTCACCCGCATCGCGTCCGCGACGCAGGTCATCGTGCCGTTCATGGCCGGCGCCTATATCCTCATCGGCATCGCGGTGGTCATCCTGAACATCGAGGAAGTCCCCGGAATGATCTCGCTCATCGTCTCCAGCGCCCTGGGCCTGCGCGAGGTTCTGGGAGCCACCGTGGCGATGGCGTTCATACACGGCATGCGCCGCGGCCTGTTCTCCAACGAAGCCGGCATGGGCTCCGCCCCCAACGCCGCCGCCACCGCCACAGTGTCGCACCCGGTCAAGCAGGGCCTGGTGCAAACCCTGGGCGTGTATTTCGACACCCTCCTCGTGTGCTCCATCACCGCGTTCATCGTGCTGCTCGGCCCGCCCATCACCTATGGCTTGGGTGACATCCAGGGCGCCGCTCTGACGCAGTCGGCCCTGGCCGACTTGGTGGGTGCATGGGGCGCGCACGCGATCACTTTCATCCTCTTCTTCCTCGCGTTTTCCTCGGTGATCGGCAACTACTACCTCGCCCAGGCGAACGTGGAGTACCTGACGGGTTCGAAGACCGTGATGACGGTGTTCCGAGTCGCCGTGATCGGCTTCGTGATCTTCGGCGCCTTCGGTTCCGTGCCGCTCGTGTGGGCGCTCGGCGACACCATGGCCGGCACCTTGGCCATCATCAACATCATCGCGATCATCCCGCTGGGCGGGGTCGCCATCAAGCTGTTGAAGAACTTCAACGAGCAGCGTGTGCAGGGCGTCGACCCGGTCTTCCACCGCGACATGCTGCCCGAGCTGAAAAACGTTGAGTTCTGGGACGGCTCCGACCCGGTGACTCGCCGCAGCATTGAGGACCGCGTCACCCTGCGCCAGAACCGCGACAATAATGCCTAG
- the mutM gene encoding bifunctional DNA-formamidopyrimidine glycosylase/DNA-(apurinic or apyrimidinic site) lyase, with protein MPELPEVEVVRRGLDTHLVGRIFTSVEVLHPRAVRGNTVDLRDVLPGARITGTGRRGKFLWLELSGSRALLVHLRMSGQMLVGQPGAVTSPHLRIRALLGDVELAFVDQRTFGSWQYVALTPDGVPETIGHIAPDPFEHDFDIVASARLIRSKRAAIKTVLLNQGVVSGIGSIYADEALWAAGIKPTRTARALRQRDAVRLLEESRAVMSRALEQGGTSFDSLYVNVNGASGYFSRSLNAYGRAGLRCRRCGATMQKVVINGRSSCFCPGCQTI; from the coding sequence GTGCCGGAGCTTCCCGAGGTCGAGGTCGTCCGCCGCGGGTTGGACACCCACCTGGTGGGCCGCATCTTTACCTCCGTCGAGGTGCTCCACCCGCGGGCAGTCCGGGGCAACACCGTCGACCTGCGCGACGTTCTTCCCGGAGCGCGCATCACCGGCACGGGCCGGCGCGGGAAGTTCCTGTGGCTCGAGCTTTCCGGCTCTCGCGCACTGCTGGTTCACCTGCGTATGAGCGGCCAGATGCTGGTGGGGCAGCCGGGGGCCGTCACCAGCCCGCACCTGCGTATTCGGGCGCTCTTAGGTGACGTGGAGCTCGCCTTCGTCGACCAGCGCACGTTTGGCTCGTGGCAGTACGTGGCCTTGACCCCGGACGGGGTGCCCGAGACGATCGGACACATCGCCCCGGATCCTTTCGAGCACGACTTCGACATTGTCGCGAGCGCGCGGCTGATCCGCTCCAAACGCGCCGCGATCAAAACAGTGCTGCTCAACCAGGGGGTCGTCAGCGGCATCGGCTCGATCTACGCCGATGAAGCGTTGTGGGCGGCGGGTATCAAGCCGACCCGCACGGCCCGCGCACTGCGCCAGAGAGATGCCGTGCGCCTGCTCGAGGAGTCCCGGGCCGTGATGTCCCGCGCCCTCGAGCAGGGCGGCACCAGTTTCGATTCCCTCTACGTCAACGTCAACGGTGCCAGCGGGTACTTTTCCCGCTCGCTCAACGCCTACGGCCGGGCGGGGCTGCGCTGCCGCCGCTGCGGGGCGACCATGCAGAAAGTCGTAATCAACGGGAGATCGAGCTGCTTTTGCCCGGGATGCCAGACGATATAA
- the rnc gene encoding ribonuclease III, translated as MSRSRRTKITGGEAWEAAYTAVDHAPLLEALGVELDAELLRLALTHRSFANEHGPLPNNERLEFLGDAVLGLSVANKLYERFPSRPESDISKMRASIVSRYGLADVAREIKLGEHILLGKGEEVTGGRDKDSILADTTEALFGAIYREHGFEPARDVVLRLFAEKLESATATGRHQDWKTALQERLAELKAPSAEYRATSVGPDHDQTFTADVFVGAHSRGRGVGPNKKLAEQEAARQAVLFLRDHPEAVAYTVDAAVPPSLAEQE; from the coding sequence GTGAGCAGGTCGCGCCGCACGAAGATCACCGGGGGCGAGGCGTGGGAGGCCGCCTACACGGCGGTCGACCACGCCCCGCTGCTGGAAGCGCTCGGGGTGGAGCTCGACGCCGAGCTGCTGCGCCTCGCGCTGACGCACCGCTCCTTTGCCAACGAGCACGGCCCGCTGCCCAACAACGAGCGCCTCGAGTTTCTCGGCGATGCCGTTTTGGGTTTGTCCGTGGCCAATAAGCTCTATGAGCGTTTCCCGTCTCGGCCGGAGTCGGATATCTCGAAGATGCGGGCGTCGATAGTCTCGCGCTACGGCTTGGCGGATGTCGCCCGCGAGATCAAGCTCGGCGAGCATATCCTGCTGGGCAAGGGTGAGGAAGTCACCGGCGGCCGCGACAAGGATTCGATCCTGGCGGACACGACGGAGGCGCTGTTCGGCGCCATTTACCGCGAGCACGGCTTCGAGCCCGCGCGCGACGTGGTGCTCCGTCTATTCGCGGAGAAGCTGGAGAGCGCGACCGCCACCGGCCGACACCAGGATTGGAAGACCGCGCTGCAGGAGCGTCTCGCCGAGCTCAAGGCCCCGAGCGCGGAGTACCGCGCGACGTCCGTCGGGCCGGACCACGACCAGACGTTCACCGCCGATGTTTTTGTCGGGGCGCACTCGCGCGGCCGTGGGGTCGGGCCGAACAAGAAGCTCGCGGAGCAGGAAGCCGCCCGCCAGGCGGTGCTGTTCCTGCGCGACCACCCCGAGGCCGTGGCGTATACGGTGGACGCGGCCGTGCCGCCGTCGCTCGCGGAGCAGGAGTAG
- a CDS encoding YceD family protein encodes MANPFVFNVAEALHGDGMPIITTQSGPSPSRIGPEMIALPAGATVTVEATITPLGSGVLVDATASGTLEGECVRCLAPLNPEFSATISQVFSAADDFIVGADAEEDRGSGDEIMSVVDDTVDLEQAFVDEMGMSLPFNPVCEPECVNAGEVPAPDGISGEEERVDPRWAGLEKFL; translated from the coding sequence ATGGCTAATCCTTTTGTCTTTAACGTCGCCGAGGCGCTCCACGGCGACGGCATGCCGATCATCACCACCCAGTCGGGGCCCTCGCCCTCGCGCATCGGGCCGGAGATGATCGCGCTGCCCGCCGGGGCTACCGTCACGGTCGAGGCGACGATCACCCCGCTGGGATCCGGCGTGCTTGTCGACGCTACAGCCAGCGGCACCCTCGAGGGCGAGTGCGTGCGCTGCCTGGCCCCGCTGAACCCCGAATTCTCGGCGACGATCAGCCAGGTGTTCTCGGCGGCCGACGACTTCATCGTCGGGGCCGACGCCGAGGAGGACCGGGGCTCGGGCGACGAGATCATGTCCGTGGTGGACGACACCGTGGACCTCGAGCAGGCGTTCGTGGACGAGATGGGCATGAGCCTGCCGTTCAACCCCGTGTGCGAACCCGAGTGCGTCAACGCCGGCGAGGTGCCCGCCCCCGACGGAATCTCCGGTGAGGAGGAACGCGTCGACCCGCGGTGGGCCGGATTGGAGAAGTTCCTGTGA
- a CDS encoding DivIVA domain-containing protein produces MYRVFEALDELVHIVEQAYGVPMTSNCMVPRNEVLALLDDIRNAYPEEIDDAQDVLDNQDEILRGAQERADVIVADADDEARRIMSDVHTRTEDMLSDAQSRATLMVANAEEDAEMTVTRAREEADSIVAGAQREADRLIETGNQEYQRSVEQGLAEQERLIADSEVMRRADEEAHRLVEQAHSESSRLRAECDSYVDSKLAEFEEALTSVLRTVSSDRSALRRGAGASGVSAGERYERAPRGERIERGERRERVRRPRQDSAGADADY; encoded by the coding sequence ATGTACCGCGTATTCGAAGCCCTCGACGAACTCGTCCACATTGTGGAGCAGGCCTATGGCGTGCCGATGACCTCTAACTGCATGGTTCCCCGCAACGAAGTGCTCGCGCTTCTCGACGACATCCGCAACGCCTACCCCGAGGAGATCGACGACGCCCAGGACGTCCTGGACAACCAGGACGAAATCCTGCGCGGGGCGCAGGAGCGCGCCGACGTGATTGTGGCCGACGCCGACGACGAGGCGCGCCGGATTATGTCGGACGTGCACACCCGCACCGAGGACATGCTGTCCGACGCCCAGTCGCGGGCCACGCTCATGGTGGCCAACGCGGAGGAGGACGCGGAGATGACCGTCACCCGCGCCCGCGAGGAGGCGGATTCCATCGTCGCCGGTGCCCAGCGAGAGGCGGACCGGTTGATCGAGACCGGCAACCAGGAGTACCAGCGCTCGGTGGAGCAGGGCTTGGCGGAGCAGGAGCGCCTCATCGCGGATTCCGAGGTCATGCGCCGCGCCGACGAGGAGGCCCACCGCCTGGTCGAGCAGGCGCACTCCGAGTCATCGCGCCTGCGCGCGGAGTGCGACTCGTACGTCGACTCCAAGCTGGCCGAGTTTGAGGAGGCGCTCACCTCCGTGCTGCGCACCGTGTCCTCCGACCGCTCCGCGCTGCGCCGCGGGGCCGGCGCGTCTGGTGTTTCCGCTGGTGAGCGCTACGAACGCGCCCCGAGGGGCGAGCGCATTGAGCGCGGCGAGCGGCGCGAGCGGGTGCGCCGCCCGCGCCAGGACAGCGCCGGCGCGGACGCCGATTACTAG